A genomic region of Vitis vinifera cultivar Pinot Noir 40024 chromosome 7, ASM3070453v1 contains the following coding sequences:
- the LOC100241721 gene encoding auxin-responsive protein IAA4 has product MLWVSLFTMGRATNSSSSSIDSSSHPTVSSASSFPRLKRDLSTDLSLGLSISTSDHHYCPSTPREQQSDWPPIKTLLRKALAGEGNKCNDATFFVKVYMEGIPIGRKLDLFAHDGYHALIRTLDHMFSTTILWAEVDGVLHSEKCHVLTYEDKEGDWMMVGDVPWELFLTTVKRLKITRVDKY; this is encoded by the exons ATGCTTTGGGTGTCTTTATTCACAATGGGTAGAGCTACAAACTCTTCATCATCATCTATTGACAGCAGCAGCCATCCAACTGTTTCATCTGCATCTTCTTTCCCCCGGCTCAAGAGAGACCTCAGCACAGATCTTAGCCTTGGGCTCAGCATTTCAACCTCTGATCACCATTACTGCCCTTCCACTCCAAG GGAGCAACAATCAGATTGGCCACCCATAAAGACTCTCCTCAGGAAGGCCCTGGCAGGAGAAGGAAACAAGTGCAATGATGCCACCTTCTTTGTGAAGGTATACATGGAAGGCATTCCAATTGGAAGAAAGCTCGATCTATTTGCGCACGACGGTTACCATGCCTTGATAAGGACTCTTGACCATATGTTCAGCACCACCATTCTCT GGGCTGAGGTGGATGGAGTTCTGCATTCTGAGAAATGCCATGTGCTAACATATGAAGACAAGGAAGGAGACTGGATGATGGTTGGGGATGTTCCTTGGGA GCTGTTCTTGACCACTGTAAAGAGATTGAAGATCACTAGGGTAGACAAATACTAA
- the LOC100265739 gene encoding LOW QUALITY PROTEIN: chitinase 10 (The sequence of the model RefSeq protein was modified relative to this genomic sequence to represent the inferred CDS: substituted 1 base at 1 genomic stop codon) — MAPSSLVFLSFMLCSGLLSEARGLPISSLVTKELFDGIFLHKDDNACPAKDFYTYDSFIQATRCFPTFGNTGGLATRKREIAAFLAQISHETTGGXATAPDGPYAWGLCFKEEVSPQSDYCDSTNTEWPCYPGKSYKGRGPIQLSWNYNYGPAGKALGFDGLRNPEIVSNNSVTAFRTALWFWMTEQKPKPSCHNVMVGRYVPTAEDVAANRTAGFGLTTNIINGGLECGIPNDGRVNDRIGYFQRYAALFKVGTGPSLDCAYQKSF; from the exons ATGGCTCCCTCTTCTCTTGTCTTTCTCTCCTTCATGCTCTGCTCTGGTCTCCTTTCTGAGGCTCGGGGACTCCCCATCTCTTCTCTTGTTACTAAGGAACTCTTTGATGGCATCTTCCTACACAAGGACGACAATGCATGCCCTGCTAAGGACTTCTACACTTATGACTCATTCATTCAAGCAACAAGATGCTTCCCTACATTTGGTAACACAGGAGGTTTAGCTACCCGGAAGCGTGAAATTGCAGCTTTTCTTGCTCAAATTTCCCATGAAACTACAGGAGGATGAGCTACTGCACCTGACGGACCCTATGCTTGGGGTCTGTGCTTTAAAGAGGAAGTTAGTCCACAGAGTGACTACTGCGACTCTACCAACACTGAATGGCCTTGCTACCCAGGCAAATCTTACAAAGGAAGAGGCCCTATTCAATTATCTTG GAATTACAACTATGGGCCAGCTGGGAAGGCCTTGGGGTTTGATGGCCTGAGAAACCCAGAGATAGTGTCTAACAACTCCGTAACAGCATTCAGAACAGCTCTTTGGTTTTGGATGACTGAACAGAAGCCAAAGCCCTCTTGTCACAATGTGATGGTTGGGCGATATGTGCCCACAGCAGAAGATGTTGCAGCCAATAGGACAGCAGGTTTTGGGTTGACAACTAACATTATAAATGGCGGACTTGAGTGTGGAATCCCTAATGATGGACGGGTGAATGACCGGATCGGCTATTTCCAGAGATATGCAGCACTGTTTAAAGTTGGCACTGGGCCTAGCTTGGATTGTGCATATCAAAAATCCTTCTGA